The following are encoded in a window of Alosa sapidissima isolate fAloSap1 chromosome 10, fAloSap1.pri, whole genome shotgun sequence genomic DNA:
- the zgc:92606 gene encoding gamma-aminobutyric acid receptor-associated protein-like 1 — protein MTSQYQRTVPPEVRKAEGERVRAKHPDKIPIIVERAARSRAPELDKKKYLVPSDLTVGQLCFLIRQRVSMRPEEALFFFVKNSLPPSSMPLSAVYEEHHDEDLFLYMTYSNESVYGA, from the exons ATGACCAGTCAGTATCAGCGAACTGTCCCTCCGGAAGTGAGGAAAGCAGAGGGGGAGCGGGTCCGAGCTAAACACCCCGATAAAATACCT ATTATTGTGGAGAGGGCTGCTAGGTCACGAGCTCCAGAACTGGACAAAAAGAAGTACCTAGTTCCCTCAGATCTTACAG TGGGTCAGCTGTGTTTCCTGATTAGACAGCGAGTGTCTATGAGGCCCGAGGaggctcttttcttttttgtcaagAACTCCCTACCCCCATCCAGCATGCCCCTCTCTGCAGTCTATGAG GAGCATCATGATGAGGACCTTTTCCTGTACATGACATACAGCAATGAAAGTGTATATGGTGCCTGA